CGATTCGGAAATCAGCCTGATTTTTAACTCAATGCGGCCGGCGTTGATATTTCTCGACGGCCTGGTTATGTTCTCTGAACGTCCGTGAGAACTGATGTCCGCCGTTCTTGGTGGCGACAAAATAAAGATAGTCGCTGCGATCAGGTCGCAGGGCGGCCTGCAGCGCGTCTTCGCCGGGGTTGCAGATGGGCCCCGGAGGCAGACCGTGATGCCGGTAAGTGTTGTAAGGGGAAGGGTGGCGTAGATCGCGGCGTTTGAGATTGCCGTCAAAGTTTTCCTTCAGGGCATAGATGGTGGTCGGATCGCTTTCAAGGCGCATGCCGCGGCGCAGGCGGTTGTAAAAAACCGAAGCGATCAGTGGCATCTCGGCCTTGTTGCCGGCCTCTTTCTGAATTATGGAAGCCATGGTTATGAGCTGGCCTCGGGTCAGGGCTTGGGCTTCCGGAGCCATCGGACCGTTTATCAGTGTGCGCCAGCGTTCTTGTCCGGCTGCCAACATCATCTCTACCAGCTGCCGGCAGCTGGTTTGCCGGCTGTATTTGTAGGTGCTGGGGAAAAGGTAACCCTCCGCATTTTCTCCCGCGATGTCCCATCGGGCCAGGAGATCTGGAGCCTGGGTGAGGTTTGTAAAATCATCCGACCGGCACAGGTCGGCATCCTGAAGCCTGGTCCCGATCTGTGTCAGGGTAAAGCCTTCGGGGATGGTAACCTGGCGAAGCAGAATCCGCCCGTTTTTCATGCTGTCGATGATGGCCAGGGGGGTGGCGGCGGCGTCCAACCGATATTCGCCCGCCTGGAGTCGGGTCGCGCTGCCGAGGACGCGGTTCAGCAGAATGAAGCTGCTGCGTGAACTGATCAGCTGTTGTTCGTGTAGGTC
This sequence is a window from Pseudomonadota bacterium. Protein-coding genes within it:
- the mltG gene encoding endolytic transglycosylase MltG, whose protein sequence is MTAAEKKCCMRRRRFFIAIAMISGIIAIGGLGSLHLYFFAHAPGPGPEQIILIEAGSSLQKIAADLHEQQLISSRSSFILLNRVLGSATRLQAGEYRLDAAATPLAIIDSMKNGRILLRQVTIPEGFTLTQIGTRLQDADLCRSDDFTNLTQAPDLLARWDIAGENAEGYLFPSTYKYSRQTSCRQLVEMMLAAGQERWRTLINGPMAPEAQALTRGQLITMASIIQKEAGNKAEMPLIASVFYNRLRRGMRLESDPTTIYALKENFDGNLKRRDLRHPSPYNTYRHHGLPPGPICNPGEDALQAALRPDRSDYLYFVATKNGGHQFSRTFREHNQAVEKYQRRPH